The sequence GTTGTTTTCTAAAGCCAAATAAACATTTGCTAAAGTCTGAGCCTCAATTCCTTGAACGGAATCGACAACTAATAGGGCCCCTTCGCAAGCAGCTAAACTACGAGATACCTCATAGGTAAAATCCACATGGCCCGGAGTGTCAATCAGATTAAGCTCATAAACCTCACCATCCTGAGCCTGATAACTTAAGCGAACTGCCTGCAGCTTAATCGTAATTCCACGTTCACGTTCTAAATCCATGGAATCTAGGACTTGTGCTTCCATTTCCCGCTTAGTCAAAGCCCCAGTATATTCAATCAGTCGATCAGCTAAAGTAGATTTACCATGATCGATATGTGCAATAATCGAAAAATTACGGATACGTTGTGAAGCTTGCGCCAAGTTCCTGCCCTCATTTCTATAATCAAGTTTTAAAATTGAAACCTAGATATTCTAAACACTAATTATAACAGCTAAGAGGGGCTTTTCGCAAGATTTCCTGAGTAAACATGGCATAATCAGGCTTCATAACATAAAAGGACCCACTAACCGGCCCTATTATGTGAAACATGATAGTTTGTACTTATATAATAGCTCTTGGACTTCCTGACTGAATCCGTGCGTTACTCCTCCGTCGGGAAAAGAGGTCAAATTATGCAGCGCTGCATAATTTGACCTCAACTCCAAGGGCAGGGTTTGTGATGCCAAAGGCTGTTTTTTCCTGGCTAAATAAGAAACTTCTAATCACTGGAATTATTTCTTTTTTAATACAGGTATCCATATCTCACTTCGAAATGTTGGTGAACTAACATCCTTATGCTCGTTCCATAAGATCTCCGGCCCTTGAATTTGTTCATAGTTTGAGGATGGAAACCACTCGGAGTAAATCCGCCCCCAAATGTTTTGCAAAGTTTCTGGGAAGGGCCCTACTGCTTCAAATACCGCCCAAGTTGAAGCAGGAACATCAAGTTGGATCAAGTTCTCCGGGCATTCCTGAGATGTTGCCACCCCTATATAATGATCCAACTCTCCTTTTTCCTCCATTCGTCCGGAGGAGAAATTCACGGAGGCACTAATCAGACCTAAGGGCTCGATATCGGAAAGAGCCTTCATCTGATTGATCTTCTCCATATTTAAGCTTTGCCACATAGCGGCAATTTCCGGATTAACCCCGTGGAATATTATCGGAACCCTCTTTTTAATACCTACTATGTGAAAATCCCCTTTTTCTTCGATGCGATAGTTCATTTCATTGCCTCCTTTAATTGATAATTGGAAGGTCATCCTTGGAAAGGCTTTTAATGATTGGCCATTGTTTTTAGCTTCTGACGGTGTTACCCCATGCAAGTTTTGAAATGCTCTTGTAAAAGAGTCCGGAGAACTGTAGCCATATTTCAGGGCAAGATCGATAATTTTTGAATTCCCATTCCTCAGTTCAAAAGCAGCGAGAGTTAAGCGTCTGCGGCGGATGTACTCTGATAAAGTAACACCTGCCAGATAGGAAAACATTCGTGTGAAATGATATTCAGAGCAAAAAGCCAGCCTGGCTACTTCCTTAAAATCAATATCCTCGGTAAGGTTTTCTTCAATATATTCAAGGGCTCCATTCATATTTTTCAGCAAATCCATAGTTCTGACCTCCTTTCAAGAATAGAATAGCAGAAATGAATTGAGACTATCCGACACTTCATGCCCAAATATGTAGGACTAAATCCATTTTGACCGATAACCATTATTTATATTTAAGACAATCTAAAAATTTATATTCTAAATTCTATAATTTATAAATTAACCCTAAATTATAAAAAAGGTCTGTTCCACAGTTAAGTGGAAGAGACCTCTTTTGCTTTGATGATTTTAGAGGAAGTCCCCAAATGCGAACCAAGACTTAAAAGTTTTCGGACAGCCTCTTGCTAATAACCTGCCTTACCCTATGACTTCTTTAGCTTTGTCCAGTATCAAGTAATAAGTCTTATCTGCCACTGCTTGCAGCTCTATAATCCTAGCTTTAATATCCTGCAGAAACTCCTCATCTTTAATAGAACCCAGGTTAATCTTAACATTGAAAATTGCCCCCTGAAATCCCGCATAAGCTGTAACTCCAGATACTGAAGCATCGCAGGCAGTGTTAGGATTTCCGATGGTTAAGACCCTGATGGATAGTTTCAAGACTTCTACGCAAGCCTCAGCAACTTTAAGGGGCAAAAGAGTTGCTTGAATAGTAGCCTCCTGGATCTTTTCTGACCTATGAGCTT comes from Desulfosporosinus meridiei DSM 13257 and encodes:
- a CDS encoding cyclodeaminase/cyclohydrolase family protein → MLIDKRVTEFVEELGSNSPAPGGGSAAALAGSLGAALSLMVCNFTEGKLKFSSVQEEIVQIKEKGISLKNRLLEYVDLDTDAFNEVMKAYKLPKETEAEKAHRSEKIQEATIQATLLPLKVAEACVEVLKLSIRVLTIGNPNTACDASVSGVTAYAGFQGAIFNVKINLGSIKDEEFLQDIKARIIELQAVADKTYYLILDKAKEVIG
- a CDS encoding AraC family transcriptional regulator, which gives rise to MDLLKNMNGALEYIEENLTEDIDFKEVARLAFCSEYHFTRMFSYLAGVTLSEYIRRRRLTLAAFELRNGNSKIIDLALKYGYSSPDSFTRAFQNLHGVTPSEAKNNGQSLKAFPRMTFQLSIKGGNEMNYRIEEKGDFHIVGIKKRVPIIFHGVNPEIAAMWQSLNMEKINQMKALSDIEPLGLISASVNFSSGRMEEKGELDHYIGVATSQECPENLIQLDVPASTWAVFEAVGPFPETLQNIWGRIYSEWFPSSNYEQIQGPEILWNEHKDVSSPTFRSEIWIPVLKKK